The following proteins come from a genomic window of Microbacterium sp. SY138:
- a CDS encoding phosphoglyceromutase, translating into MTATRTLILLRHGRSEWNELNLFTGWVDVRLNAQGEKEARRGGELLAESGILPDVLHTSLLSRAIQTANIALDAADRLWIPVTRSWRLNERHYGALQGKDKAQTLEEFGPEQFQLWRRSFDVPPPVLDDESEFSQVNDVRYAGIDGEVPRTESLKLVIDRLLPYWESAIVPDLEAGKTVLVTAHGNSLRGLVKHLEGISDDDIAELNIPTGIPLVYELDENNVPTGPGRYLDPEAAAAGAAAVAVQGKK; encoded by the coding sequence ATGACTGCGACGCGCACCCTCATCCTGCTCCGCCACGGCCGGAGCGAGTGGAACGAACTGAACCTGTTCACCGGTTGGGTGGACGTCCGCCTCAACGCGCAGGGCGAGAAGGAGGCCCGCCGCGGTGGTGAGCTGCTGGCCGAGTCCGGCATCCTCCCCGACGTGCTGCACACCTCGCTGCTGAGCCGCGCCATCCAGACCGCGAACATCGCGCTCGATGCCGCCGACCGGCTGTGGATCCCGGTGACCCGCTCGTGGCGCCTCAACGAGCGCCACTACGGTGCGCTCCAGGGCAAGGACAAGGCGCAGACGCTCGAGGAGTTCGGTCCCGAGCAGTTCCAGCTGTGGCGCCGCTCGTTCGACGTGCCGCCGCCCGTGCTCGACGACGAGAGCGAGTTCAGCCAGGTGAACGACGTCCGCTACGCGGGGATCGATGGCGAAGTGCCGCGCACCGAGTCGCTCAAGCTCGTCATCGACCGTCTGCTGCCGTACTGGGAGAGCGCGATCGTCCCCGACCTCGAAGCCGGCAAGACCGTGCTCGTCACAGCGCACGGCAACTCGCTGCGTGGTCTCGTGAAGCACCTCGAGGGCATCAGCGACGACGACATCGCCGAGCTGAACATCCCGACCGGCATCCCGCTGGTCTACGAGCTGGACGAGAACAACGTCCCCACCGGACCCGGCCGTTACCTCGACCCCGAGGCCGCCGCCGCCGGCGCCGCCGCCGTCGCGGTGCAGGGCAAGAAGTAA
- a CDS encoding response regulator transcription factor, with product MTRILLVEDEPDLADPLAYLLRREGYEVEIAEDGPGALAAFRERGADIVLLDLMLPGMPGTEVCRQIRSTSAVPIIMLTAKDSEVDIVVGLELGADDYITKPYSSRELLARMRAVLRRVVQAEGELDERVLDGGRVSLDIDRHTVSVAGAQINMPLKEFELLEVLMRNSGRVLTRGQLIDRVWGSDYFGDTKTLDVHIKRIRSRIEENPSEPVMLVTVRGLGYRFEG from the coding sequence ATGACCCGAATCCTTCTCGTCGAAGACGAGCCCGACCTCGCCGACCCGCTCGCGTACCTGCTCCGGCGTGAGGGTTACGAGGTGGAGATCGCCGAGGACGGCCCCGGCGCTCTCGCGGCTTTCCGGGAGCGCGGTGCCGACATCGTGCTGCTCGACCTCATGCTTCCGGGGATGCCGGGCACCGAGGTGTGCCGACAGATCCGGTCCACCTCGGCCGTGCCCATCATCATGCTCACAGCGAAGGACTCCGAGGTGGACATCGTCGTGGGCCTCGAGCTCGGCGCCGACGACTACATCACGAAGCCCTACTCGTCCCGCGAGCTGCTCGCACGCATGCGTGCCGTGCTGCGTCGGGTCGTGCAGGCCGAGGGTGAGCTCGACGAGCGCGTGCTCGACGGCGGGCGGGTCTCGCTCGACATCGACCGGCATACCGTCTCCGTCGCCGGCGCGCAGATCAACATGCCGTTGAAGGAGTTCGAGCTGCTCGAGGTCCTGATGCGCAACTCCGGACGCGTCCTGACCCGCGGTCAGCTCATCGACCGGGTCTGGGGGAGTGACTACTTCGGCGACACCAAGACCCTCGACGTGCACATCAAGCGCATCCGCTCGCGCATCGAGGAGAACCCGAGCGAGCCGGTCATGCTCGTCACCGTCCGAGGTCTGGGGTATCGCTTCGAAGGCTGA
- the phoU gene encoding phosphate signaling complex protein PhoU codes for MREVFHQSLEDLQNRLVEIADLVTVSIDKATRAFATSDVALAEEVIADDAKIDELAVALDEQAIEILARQQPVARDLRIVVTALRVSASLERMGDMSEHIAQLARLRFPERAIPKGLKGTFVKMGELDVEVARTLSELLRTQDLRFADAIRNADDDVDELHATVFEKVLSDNWKGEATATVDATLASRYHERFADHAVAVAKKVVYLATGDWAVEEEDIPLAVEQQELGQQEFGHA; via the coding sequence ATGCGCGAAGTCTTCCACCAGTCCCTCGAGGACCTTCAGAATCGTCTCGTCGAGATCGCCGACCTCGTCACGGTCTCGATCGACAAGGCCACCAGGGCGTTCGCGACGAGCGACGTGGCCCTGGCCGAGGAGGTCATCGCCGACGACGCGAAGATCGACGAGCTGGCCGTCGCCCTCGACGAGCAGGCCATCGAGATCCTCGCCCGCCAGCAGCCGGTCGCCCGCGACCTGCGCATCGTGGTCACGGCTCTGCGCGTGAGCGCCTCGCTCGAGCGCATGGGCGACATGTCGGAGCACATCGCCCAGCTCGCCCGTCTCCGCTTCCCCGAGCGCGCCATCCCGAAGGGCCTCAAGGGCACCTTCGTGAAGATGGGCGAGCTCGACGTCGAGGTCGCCCGCACGCTCTCCGAGCTGCTGCGCACCCAGGACCTGCGCTTCGCCGACGCCATCCGCAACGCGGACGACGACGTCGACGAGCTGCACGCCACCGTCTTCGAGAAGGTTCTCAGCGACAACTGGAAGGGCGAGGCCACGGCGACCGTCGATGCCACGCTCGCCAGCCGCTACCACGAGCGCTTCGCGGACCACGCGGTGGCCGTCGCGAAGAAGGTCGTCTACCTCGCCACGGGCGATTGGGCCGTCGAGGAGGAGGACATCCCCCTCGCCGTCGAGCAGCAGGAGCTGGGCCAGCAGGAGTTCGGCCACGCCTGA
- a CDS encoding DNA modification methylase: MKSRLVASAALSALVLLGATGCTFITPQSTKTEYAASDGVNVSDADGPIDVRNALVVATEDGSVGNFVAAIVNPSEEKATLTITVEGLDPLVVTVPAGGTVSLGADEEPLRIVGLDTKPGATVEMHFQSGDSTGVKTEVPVLDGTLPYYADLVPSEKESTTRPTPLPTDTAAPAPAN, encoded by the coding sequence GTGAAATCGCGCCTTGTTGCGTCTGCAGCCCTCAGCGCCCTCGTTCTGCTCGGTGCGACCGGGTGCACGTTCATCACCCCGCAGTCCACCAAGACCGAGTACGCCGCGTCCGACGGAGTGAACGTGTCCGACGCCGACGGCCCGATCGACGTGCGCAACGCCCTCGTGGTTGCCACCGAAGACGGCTCGGTCGGGAACTTCGTCGCCGCCATCGTGAACCCCTCCGAGGAGAAGGCGACCCTGACGATCACCGTCGAGGGCCTGGATCCGCTCGTCGTCACCGTCCCCGCAGGGGGCACGGTGAGCCTGGGCGCGGATGAGGAGCCGCTGCGCATCGTCGGCCTCGACACCAAGCCCGGCGCCACGGTGGAGATGCACTTCCAGTCCGGAGACTCCACCGGCGTCAAGACCGAGGTGCCCGTACTCGACGGCACTCTCCCGTACTACGCAGACTTGGTCCCCTCCGAGAAGGAGTCGACCACTCGCCCGACACCCCTGCCGACCGACACGGCAGCTCCGGCGCCCGCGAACTGA
- the ispD gene encoding 2-C-methyl-D-erythritol 4-phosphate cytidylyltransferase produces MTILPVPRTAIIVVAAGSGTRLGARAPKAFVGIDARPILRHALDGVFAAAPAQVIVVAPEGWEGDAETELREAAGERADLGRVVMGGATRQQSVAAGLAALWGDVETVLVHDAARALTPPTQIDAVAASVTADVGVIPALPVVDTLKKVVDGVVVAAVDRSELAAAQTPQGFPRTLLESAYAAARDGGTEYTDDAALFAAAGHPVRYIGGSERAFKITTPADLERARHLLGTRAAASGIPRVGIGTDVHAFGGEGNLWLAGLEWEGEQPLSGHSDGDAVAHAMVDALLGAAGLGDIGEHFGTSHPEYAGAHADVFLARTRELLAGAGFDIGNVSVQFQGNRPRFSPRRAEAEGVLSAVLGAPVTVTATTTDGLGFPGRGEGIAVTAIASVIPTGPREG; encoded by the coding sequence GTGACCATCCTCCCCGTCCCGCGTACCGCGATCATCGTCGTCGCCGCCGGCTCAGGCACGCGTCTGGGCGCACGCGCCCCGAAGGCCTTCGTCGGTATCGATGCCCGTCCCATCCTTCGCCATGCGCTCGACGGCGTCTTCGCCGCGGCCCCGGCCCAGGTCATCGTGGTCGCCCCGGAAGGGTGGGAGGGCGACGCCGAGACAGAGCTTCGAGAGGCCGCCGGCGAACGGGCCGACCTCGGGCGTGTGGTCATGGGCGGTGCGACCAGACAGCAGTCGGTCGCGGCGGGTCTCGCCGCGCTCTGGGGTGACGTCGAGACGGTGCTGGTGCACGATGCGGCGCGCGCTCTCACCCCTCCGACGCAGATCGATGCGGTCGCCGCGTCGGTGACGGCAGATGTCGGCGTGATCCCGGCGCTGCCCGTCGTCGACACCCTCAAGAAGGTCGTGGACGGTGTCGTCGTCGCCGCCGTCGACCGTTCCGAACTCGCCGCGGCGCAGACGCCGCAGGGGTTCCCGAGGACGCTGCTCGAGTCCGCGTACGCCGCGGCACGCGACGGTGGCACCGAGTACACCGACGATGCGGCGCTGTTCGCTGCGGCGGGTCATCCCGTGCGCTACATCGGGGGCTCCGAGCGGGCTTTCAAGATCACCACGCCGGCCGACCTCGAGCGTGCCCGGCATCTGCTCGGCACGAGAGCCGCAGCATCCGGCATCCCCCGCGTGGGCATCGGGACGGATGTCCACGCTTTCGGCGGCGAAGGGAACCTGTGGCTCGCCGGGCTCGAATGGGAGGGGGAGCAGCCGCTGTCCGGTCATTCGGACGGAGACGCCGTCGCTCACGCGATGGTCGACGCGCTCCTCGGGGCCGCGGGTCTCGGCGACATCGGGGAGCACTTCGGCACCTCGCACCCCGAGTACGCCGGCGCGCACGCCGACGTCTTCCTCGCCCGCACCCGCGAGCTCCTTGCTGGAGCCGGATTCGACATCGGCAACGTCTCGGTGCAGTTCCAGGGCAATCGGCCGCGTTTCAGCCCTCGACGGGCAGAGGCCGAGGGCGTTCTGTCCGCTGTCCTCGGTGCCCCGGTGACGGTGACCGCGACGACGACGGACGGGCTCGGATTCCCCGGGCGGGGCGAGGGCATCGCGGTGACGGCCATCGCGTCGGTGATCCCCACCGGTCCCAGAGAAGGCTGA
- the cysS gene encoding cysteine--tRNA ligase, with translation MTVRLYDTRAQQLRDFVPLDPENITMYVCGPTVQSGPHIGHVRAALSFDLLRRWLEYRHGRVTFVRNVTDIDDKVLANATDSEPWWALAYRMEQEFNAAYAGVGILPPTYEPRATASVPQMQELIAVLIERGHAYPAPDSSGDVYFDVRSWAEYGSLTHQSLDAMEAAEDADPRGKRNPQDFALWKGSKPEEPADATWASPWGSGRPGWHIECSAMSKRYLGAEFDIHGGGLDLRFPHHENELAQSTAAGDGFARYWVHNGLVTVDGQKMSKSLGNFTLAADVLAAHDPLVVRYALAAAHYRSSLDLGDSSWAEAEAALNRIGTFQQRAARVAGGGIGFLLSQSLPAAFAEAMDDDLGVPQALAVLHETVRAGNAALDAGEDTAALDALRAVLAMTSVLGLTRTTGAKADASQSALDALVQTMITQRAQARADKDWAAADRIRDAIAAAGITLEDTPAGTHWSIDG, from the coding sequence GTGACAGTCCGCCTCTACGACACCCGCGCGCAGCAGCTGCGCGACTTCGTGCCTCTCGATCCCGAGAACATCACGATGTACGTGTGTGGACCCACGGTGCAGTCGGGGCCCCACATCGGGCACGTCCGGGCCGCTCTGAGCTTCGATCTGCTGCGCCGCTGGCTGGAGTACCGCCACGGTCGGGTCACGTTCGTGCGCAACGTCACCGACATCGACGACAAGGTGCTCGCCAACGCGACGGACTCCGAGCCGTGGTGGGCATTGGCGTACCGGATGGAGCAGGAGTTCAACGCGGCGTATGCGGGTGTCGGCATCCTGCCGCCGACCTACGAGCCTCGGGCCACGGCGTCCGTGCCGCAGATGCAGGAACTCATCGCGGTGCTGATCGAACGCGGCCACGCCTACCCGGCGCCCGACAGCTCCGGCGACGTGTACTTCGACGTGCGCTCCTGGGCGGAGTACGGATCGCTCACCCATCAGTCCCTCGACGCCATGGAGGCCGCAGAGGATGCGGACCCTCGGGGCAAGCGCAACCCGCAGGACTTCGCGCTCTGGAAGGGCAGCAAGCCCGAAGAGCCGGCCGATGCGACCTGGGCGTCGCCGTGGGGATCCGGGCGGCCCGGATGGCACATCGAATGCTCCGCGATGTCGAAGCGCTATCTCGGCGCCGAGTTCGACATCCATGGGGGAGGGCTCGACCTGCGCTTCCCGCACCACGAGAACGAGCTCGCGCAGTCGACGGCAGCAGGTGACGGCTTCGCGCGCTACTGGGTGCACAACGGGCTCGTGACCGTCGACGGCCAGAAGATGTCGAAGTCGTTGGGGAACTTCACGTTGGCGGCCGATGTGCTGGCCGCGCACGATCCACTGGTGGTGCGGTACGCACTCGCCGCCGCCCACTACCGGTCGAGCCTCGACCTCGGCGACTCGTCGTGGGCCGAGGCCGAGGCGGCTCTCAACCGGATCGGCACGTTCCAGCAACGTGCCGCACGTGTTGCCGGAGGGGGCATCGGGTTCCTCCTGTCGCAGAGCCTCCCCGCCGCGTTCGCAGAGGCGATGGATGATGACCTCGGCGTGCCCCAGGCGCTCGCGGTGCTGCACGAGACGGTGCGTGCGGGAAACGCAGCGCTGGACGCGGGGGAGGACACCGCCGCGCTCGACGCGCTGCGTGCCGTGCTGGCGATGACTTCCGTCCTCGGCCTCACACGGACAACCGGGGCGAAGGCCGACGCCTCGCAATCCGCTCTGGACGCCCTCGTCCAGACGATGATCACCCAGCGCGCTCAGGCACGCGCTGACAAGGACTGGGCGGCGGCGGATCGCATCCGAGATGCGATCGCCGCCGCAGGAATCACGCTGGAGGACACTCCGGCCGGAACTCATTGGAGTATCGATGGCTAA
- a CDS encoding CarD family transcriptional regulator encodes MLFEVGETVVYPHHGAATIIEVKERIIKGEAKKYLKLNVTQGDLIIEVPAENVDLVGVRDVIGKEGLDHVFEVLRAPFTEEPTNWSRRYKANLEKLASGDVIKVSEVVRDLWRRDQDRGLSAGEKRMLAKARQILISELALAEKTDEDKAGALLDEVLAS; translated from the coding sequence ATGCTTTTTGAGGTTGGCGAGACCGTCGTCTATCCCCACCATGGCGCTGCGACCATCATCGAGGTCAAAGAGCGCATCATCAAGGGTGAGGCGAAGAAATACCTGAAGCTCAATGTCACCCAGGGCGATCTCATCATTGAGGTCCCCGCGGAGAATGTCGACCTGGTCGGCGTTCGTGACGTCATCGGCAAGGAAGGCCTCGATCATGTTTTCGAGGTGCTGCGAGCACCCTTCACAGAAGAGCCCACGAACTGGTCGCGTCGGTACAAGGCGAACCTCGAGAAGCTCGCCTCCGGCGATGTGATCAAGGTGAGCGAAGTCGTTCGCGACCTGTGGCGTCGTGACCAGGACCGCGGACTCTCCGCGGGTGAGAAGCGGATGCTGGCGAAGGCTCGTCAGATCCTCATCTCCGAGCTGGCGCTCGCCGAGAAGACCGACGAGGACAAGGCGGGCGCACTGCTCGACGAGGTCCTCGCGTCCTGA
- a CDS encoding ATP-binding protein — MTLPQLALSSLAIGLVIGVGLSLLVVWAYRARARVQEETSLAIPAGITDVLHSMDDAAAIVDTSGLVLASSQAATRFGIEVGSTLDHPELRQLVRGVREAGGSVTESMRITRGGLSLDPRLVSARASVIGTRLVLLIIRDVTEQERLDQMRRDFVANTSHELKTPVGAVSLLAEAIESAADDPAQVRIFAARISAEAGRLGQLTGRIMSLSRLQAEDGLTKVGPVAIDEVIASSIEAHVVQADSAGVELARGGDRGVFVRGDAQILIEAVGNLIANAIVYSPRGSRVGVGVRAEAGVVEIAVSDQGIGIAEADRERIFERFYRADEARSRRTGGTGLGLSIVKHATQRHGGEVRLWSRPGRGSTFTIRLPRIEALDNLDAGKKSKKKRARKAAKAASSARVRNGERA; from the coding sequence ATGACCTTGCCGCAGCTCGCGCTGTCTTCGCTCGCCATCGGGCTGGTGATCGGCGTCGGCCTCTCCCTCCTCGTGGTGTGGGCATACCGTGCACGGGCGCGGGTGCAGGAGGAGACGTCGCTGGCGATCCCGGCCGGCATCACCGACGTCCTGCACAGCATGGACGATGCCGCGGCGATCGTCGACACCTCCGGCCTCGTGCTGGCTTCCTCGCAGGCCGCGACGCGTTTCGGCATCGAGGTCGGCTCGACGCTCGACCACCCGGAGCTCCGCCAACTGGTGCGCGGCGTCCGGGAAGCGGGCGGCTCCGTCACCGAGTCGATGCGCATCACACGTGGGGGACTGAGTCTCGACCCCCGTCTGGTCTCGGCCCGTGCCAGCGTGATCGGCACCCGCCTGGTGCTGCTGATCATCCGCGACGTCACCGAGCAAGAACGACTCGACCAGATGCGCCGCGACTTCGTGGCGAACACCAGTCACGAGCTGAAGACCCCCGTGGGCGCCGTGAGCCTTCTCGCCGAGGCCATCGAGTCGGCGGCCGACGATCCCGCGCAGGTGCGCATCTTCGCCGCACGCATCTCCGCCGAGGCCGGAAGACTCGGGCAGCTCACCGGGCGCATCATGAGCCTGTCCCGGCTGCAGGCCGAGGACGGCCTGACGAAGGTCGGTCCCGTCGCGATCGACGAGGTGATCGCCTCCTCGATCGAGGCCCATGTCGTGCAGGCGGATTCCGCCGGCGTCGAGCTCGCCAGAGGCGGGGACCGCGGCGTGTTCGTGCGCGGCGACGCGCAGATCCTGATCGAGGCGGTCGGCAACCTGATCGCCAACGCGATCGTGTACTCGCCCCGCGGCTCCCGCGTCGGAGTCGGCGTGCGGGCGGAGGCGGGCGTGGTCGAGATCGCCGTGTCCGACCAGGGCATCGGTATCGCCGAAGCCGATCGCGAGCGCATCTTCGAACGGTTCTACCGTGCGGATGAAGCCCGCTCCCGGCGCACCGGGGGTACCGGTCTCGGGCTCTCCATCGTCAAGCACGCGACGCAGCGGCACGGCGGAGAGGTGCGGCTGTGGTCCCGTCCGGGCCGGGGCTCCACGTTCACGATCCGTCTTCCCCGGATCGAGGCCCTCGACAACCTCGACGCGGGCAAGAAGAGCAAGAAGAAGCGTGCGCGCAAGGCGGCCAAGGCCGCGTCGTCCGCGCGCGTTCGAAACGGAGAGAGAGCATGA